The Ostrinia nubilalis chromosome 24, ilOstNubi1.1, whole genome shotgun sequence DNA window ACTATGCTTATCATTAcaagtaatattttattcttattaaataattattttcttccaAATTGTAGCGACACATGGACGATATTACTAGAAGaaagtacataatgtaaatgCAAGTTGACCTGTCGGTTGAAATCTAAGTAGTTATGTGGTTTCTTTGAAATCCTTACTTAATAATTGCTGCCAATACCGGTTATCTATGAGATATCACAGCAATTTTTCTTAAAATCTCGTGTTGATGGATCTTGTACAAACTTTAAGTCGTGTTTagacataaaaataacataGGACAAAATCTATGAACACGAGATCAATACGTCTGCGTGGACTGTTCATAAATGTAGCTTCTATTCGACTTGGCCTATGCACTACCGTGCACGTCAAAAAGTACCTATGTATGTTTGACAAAAAAGTGATTTAATgactaaaatagttttaataccGTATGGTACGTAAGCATCGTCGCATTTTTGTAAACGCTAGACGTTGCAGTCATCCATACAACACAACGCCAAGTTTCGTAATTTGTCCACGCAAACTGACTAAAGCGTAAACTTACTCGTCAAGGAAATGAGTTTTCAGATACTTCATCATACCGAAGGTGCGGAAGCGTTTGGTTCCTATGACTTTGTATAGAGCGTCGTCGCAGATTGCGAACTGCTTGTTGTTGGGGTCATAGAGTTCCTTCTCCTTGATTATGGCCCACATACGCTTGACTACTTCATGGCGAGGCATCTCATCTGCTCCCATGAGCTCAGCCAGAGCCGGCGACAGTTTGTAGGCGCGAGTGTAGCCGCTGCCTTTGCCTCGACCGCCGCCCTGGATTTAGAAAAATATACTTTAATGCAtggatatgttacggtcaaagtgataaatgtgaaaattatgaataatcgccggttattatgaataattaccgcatgattcggtaaatgtgattaatatgaggtaatttgtgtgtataaaactaaataggcggcttaggggtggcccaagggccacccccgccgcaccttaacctatttttcactttaaatcaaaacattatgttatacctaggcatcatggaaaagtaatattatgcaagaaacattccaaactcattataccaaattatattaatatatgatatcaaaacgttcaaaagtttggctgtacacgagcacgtacacaagatcttgttctcttttatgaaatttgttagtactaaggttgaattatcaaataatcactgttaaatgtgattaatttatcacttttaccgcgactgtcggtaattattcataataaccggttattattaataattttcaatttatcacattaaccgtaacagataTACTTCTAACATGATCTGccaggctaggatgcgcgccatgataaaatcttatcgatgaatTTAGGCGACAAATGTAATGGGCTTTTATCGCGTAGAATCGACAAAACTATAATTAATCTGCACGAGAAATTGAGTTATCGCcagtttcagattttttttatgcttaaCAAGGCGGGTATTtaaccacaatcgcacctgatgttaagtgggatgcagtttaggatgggacatatctgccctgtaattattattcattCGATGAAAAACGCATGAGACTtacaatttgtttatttatcgAATGGATCGTCTGTTTAAATTTGTGCTAAAGGCAAGTTGCATCTTTGAGCTATTTTAGTCAGATTCTCTGAGGTTCTGCGTAAAGATTTGTAAGTAAAAAAGAATTAAGTACAACTCACTTTGGCGCCAGCTTTCTTCCCTTTGGCCGCTTGCCTCTTAGGTTTCTTTTCCTGAAACAAGCATTTCGTTGAAAATTAGATATTGTTTTCAAGGACTTACACCACTTGAATACCAGCAGTGCTCATTACGGTACGGTAAGGCGCTTTTTGACTACATGGTAATATTGGCGTCAAGTCAACAGTATTTTTTAAGTGGGAAGGCTTACCATCCAACATACAAAGACAGAGAGACAGACTCTAAGCATGGGGAACATAGGCAAAGTCCTTCATTTGCCCATTAAAAACTAGAGTCATATTCCCAGCAGTTGAGTATAGAAAATAAACAAACCTCATATTCGCTGTCATTGCTTTCATAATCCTCGTCCTCAGAGTCATCAGAATTCTTAGCGCGTTTCTTGCGCGGCTTTTTGGCACTCTTGTTGTTCGAAGCAGCCCTCTTGGCAGGCTTCTTCACTTCTTCTTCGTCTTCCTGCAAAAACAAGCCAAGTTGAGACTAAACTAAGACATATAAATTATCCAACTATCACATCATATTTCACAGAAATTAATGCCACGGTAACAAACGGTCGCAAAgtacttaggcccagttttttgattcatagttaaaataactaattgttaaattttgtaatggttaaatattaacaaaatgttaacgaatagttaaaaaatgtattaaaagtcaagctaaccattgttcgaaaaacatttttttctgatatttttttttatttttattttaatccttCCTGGCCTGGAAATTTGTACCATTGGCCGAATACTTGTAAGTTGTCAATATATTCTTTCATGtcgttaaaataataaaatgtttgcttCCAGTTTGCTTCTTCTTACACAGTTTTAAACTTTAAACTTGTCCTTTTTATAAATGTCCAACTGTAGTGATTACATATTTGTATAAATATTCATAAGTAAtagtttttgataatatttccTGGATGTGGCGGGGTATTACATTAACTTCTGTATCTGCTTCTGATAAGTGATTCAAATCGGCTACTAGTGTAAGTCTTTCAAGGCCAAATCTTGGGCATTTCATAATCAGATGTTCCAGGTCGGCATCAGCCTCATCACAAAAATTGCATGAACTGCTATTCACTATTTTCATTCGCTGTAGATGGGAGGGAGATCTGAGGTGTCCAAATCGCAGACGATTCATTGTTGTTACAAATCTACGGCTTATATACTCTTTGTAATAATACCAGGGTTTCGTTGGTATTTCCTTTTGTATCCCAGCATACCATCTGCCTTTGGTTTCTGAGCATATTTTCCAATAATTTTTCCATATCTCTTTACAGTTTTCTTTCATAATGGTGTGAAAGTCCGTGAAGGGGACCTTAAAATGCTCCGAGTGGTCTTCATGAGGTTCAGAGTTGGCAACTTGATCCACAATTTCGTTCCCTGGTATGCCTCGATGAGACGGTATCCACTTGAGTGAAATtggttttttaatttcattaataatgtttcttatattataaattaaataatttgttttaaagtgcatattattattgtctaaGCTCATCAAAACACTTTTCGAATCAGATAATATCATAAACTCATTATAACTACAATAGCTTAAAGACTTAATGTAAATTAATGCTTGTAATATAGCATATGCCTCAGCAGTAAATATGCTACACtctgaattaattttaaaacatttactaTATTTACATTGTGGATCATAAAGGGCAGATTTGACTGCatttaaactttttgatccatctgaatatattttatacacCATAGTTTTGTGACTCATAAACTGAAAAAAGTCTTCTTTGGAATCTACACTACTTATatcaacttttattttattcaagagCGAATCATATTTACATGTGTAGATAGGCCACAAATTACATCTGTACATATTCTTAGTCATATCATTAATatgagttattatttttaacataacaGGTATGTTACCATTTATAACATCATTTGCTGTAACGTAAGCAGAATTTAGCAAGGTATTAGACAGAGGTGTTGGTAAGTGAAATTTTTCTAAAACTATAGGGTCATTcctagctaaaatttttgagCAAAACTTTTCTGATAAGTAAAGTCTACGCAGAAACAATGGTTCTATACATGTTTCTACTTCCAAAGAGTTAATGGGTGTAGTGCGCATTGCACCACTAATTATTCGCAAAGCCATATTTTGAATTACATCCAATCTTCTTAATACTACACTATTCGCATGAAAATAGGCAAGACAACTATAGTCAAAATGACTTCGAACTAAACTTTTATAcaacatatttaaaattttagggTCTGATCCCCAAGATATACCAGCAAGAGATCTCATTATATTAATACCCTTCATAGCGTTGCGGCAGATATAATCTATATGACTTCTAAATTGAAGTTTCACATCAACAATAACACCGAGAAACTTTTTCTCCTTTTCTTGTGgaattttcatacaattatATACAATATTTACCGGAGAGCTATCTCCAAATACTAACACTGAACTTTTGTTAGGATTAAtatctaattttaatttatttttgtaataatcatttaatttatacaaagCACTATTTACATTACTAGATgctatatttacatttctattAACACTGTACACTAGAATATCATCCGcaaattgtaataaatttacatctcctgttacatatttgtttatttgagaAGTATATAAGTTGTAAAGTAAAGGGGACAATGAAGAACCTTGCATCAAGCCCTTGCTAGTTGTTTTAGGACCATGTAAAATGTTTCGTTTAACGTATAGAGTCCTATCATAGCAAAAATTAAATATCCATTTTACTAATTTACCTGGCAGACCTATTTCCTTTAGAACTTGTACTAGCTGTTGAAGATTTACATTATCATACGCACCCTGAACATCGAGAAATGCACATACTGCAGTAGACTTAGCTAATACGCATTTTTTCATATCTTCAACAAAGGACACAAAACTTTCTGTACAACCTTTTCCTTTACGAAAACCAAATTGATAATCCGGTAACAGATGCTGGTTCTCAACATAATAATCTAATCGTAACTTTATAATTTGTTCAAATAATTTTCCTAAACAGGATGATAAGGAAATAGGTCTGTATGAATTAAAATCATTTACAGGTTTGTCTGGTTTCAGTATCGGTATAACGCATTGCGTTTTCCATGTTTCTGGAATAACTTGATTTACCCAGAGAGTATTGAAAACCTTTAATAAAACATCTTTTGCAGTCTGATCTAAATGTTGTAGCATTAAATAAGGATAATTATCTAAACCAGGAGTTGTGTGTTTTCTAGTTTTCAAGACCATATCAAGCTCTTTGATACTAAATTCATTCAGTAGAaattcattattatcatcaacattatcattatcacaaatatcattaatattaaaatca harbors:
- the LOC135083848 gene encoding uncharacterized protein LOC135083848, yielding MPDVTDEELRKEIEKILKNADLGKTSTNKVIQKLEKVFDVKLADRKKTIDQMVLDYVNSQESDDDDKDDDDDDDEEDEEEVKKPAKRAASNNKSAKKPRKKRAKNSDDSEDEDYESNDSEYEEKKPKRQAAKGKKAGAKGGGRGKGSGYTRAYKLSPALAELMGADEMPRHEVVKRMWAIIKEKELYDPNNKQFAICDDALYKVIGTKRFRTFGMMKYLKTHFLDE